The following nucleotide sequence is from Gordonia jinghuaiqii.
AGGCCGAACACCTGGTAGTACCAGCCGAAGGGCGCCTCGGGAGCGCCGTACCAGCGGAAATAGTTGGCCGTGTAATCGGTGTCCTGCGCGACCCGCGACATCGTCAGCAGGTACCCGTCGTCGGACGTGTTGGGCCCGATCATGTGCCACAGGATCAGCGCCCCGATGACCACGTAGTCGCGGGCGTTGAGGCGCCACCAGCGGGCCGGGAAGATACGACGATGACGCCGGCCGTCGGTGGCGTCGAGCGTGGCGAGGGCGGCGAGGGACAGCAGCGTCGTCGCCACACCCACGATGACGACGAGCCACTTGGAGATGGTGGGGGCGGTGTTGTAGCGCGAGTCGATGGTGACGTGGGCGTCGAGGCCCGCGATGTCGGCGGCCGGTCCGGACAGGTCGGTGAACAACCCGGTCATCTGCGGGCGCTGGTCGGGCGAGTGCTTGAAGGCCTCTTTGTCCTCGGTGGTGCCGGCGAGCGGCTCGTCCTCGCCGTCGTCGTTCTTGACCCCGCTGGTCATCCCGACGAACTCGGCGGTCACCGCGTCGGAATCGGCGTGTACGGCGATCTCGCGGCACCCCTGGTCGCGGATGTCCTGCAGCGTCGCGGAGACAAGCGGGACGTTGCGGATCACGACTTCGACGCCCTGCTGGTCGGCGGGGGCGTCGGCGGCGCCGGTCTTGCGGATGAACAGGCCGCGCTCGGCGGACTTCGGTGCCTGTTTCGGGGTGGTGGACAGCAGCACCGAACCGCCGGGAGGCAGGTCGCCGATGGCGCTGCACGGGATCGTGACGTCGAGGTCGACGGGGGTGTAGCCGATCAACGGGGCGGCGACCGAGCTGATCTGACCGTCCTGCGGCCAGTTGATCTCGGCTGTCTTCTGCTCGACCGGCATCAACGGTGTCGCGAGCGCGAGCAAGAACCCGAGCAGGCCGGTGACGATGGCGACGATCCTCGCTCGTCGAACGGTCTGCGCTGGCACAAAGAGAGATGGTAGCCGTTGAGGCGTCTCGCCCCGGCCGGTGGCGGTGTGGCCCGTGGTGCCGGCCGCACCGAGGCCGATCGCGTGCGCGGGGCTGGGTGAGGGGTCCGGGAGAGGGACCCGGGAGAGGTGCCACTGACAGTATGGTGAACCCCATGTCCGACGCCGCTGCCGCTGATCAAGCCACGTCCGAGGCCTCCGGTCCGGGGCCGTTGCCGATTCTGCTGCTCAACGGTCCGAATCTGAACACGCTCGGTACTCGTGAGCCGGCGATCTACGGTTCGGAGACGCTGGCCGACGTCGTCGACCTCGCCGAGCGGACCGCGTCGGAACTCGGCTTCGGGTTGCGCGCCGCGCAGACCAACCACGAGGGTCAGATGCTCGACTGGATTCACGAATCCGTCGGGAAGGTCAGCGGAATCGTCATCAATCCCGGCGGGTGGACCCACACCTCGGTGGCACTGGCCGACGCGCTGGTGGTGCCGGGTGTCCCGATCATGGAGGTGCACATCAGCAACGTGCACAAACGCGAGGCGTTCCGGCACCACTCCTATGTGTCGCCCCTCGCGGCCGGGGTGATCGCCGGCTACGGAATCCGGGGTTACGAGTTCGCGATTCGACGCCTCGCCGAGCTGGTGGGCTGAGCGCGACACTCTTGTTGAAACCAAGCGGCTGCACATCGCGGTCGAACAGGAGATCTTCATCGACGCGCCGCGCACCCATCTGACGAGCGGCGGTGTCCGTGCCTGACGTGGTGCCCGTCGAGGTGTTCGGGGCGCTCGCCGACGAGAGTCGCTGGCAGATCCTCACCCGTCTGGGAGCCGAACCGGCGTCGGCCTCCACTCTCGCCACCGAGCTGCCGATCAGCCGGCAGGCGATAGCCAAGCACCTGCGGGTGCTCACCGAAGCCGGTCTCGTCACCGCCTCCCGTTCCGGGCGGGAGATCCGCTACGAAGCGGTGGGCGGGCACCTCTCCCGCGTTGCGCGACAACTGGTTCGATCGCACTCGGATGAAATCGCCACTGGCCGAGATCAAACGCCGTGCGGAAGGCGCCTGATCGCGCGTGTGCCCCTGCCGGCCGAGCAGCTCGTGCACGCGCAGCGTGCCCGCGCGTCCGTCGAGGTCACTCCCCGGTTCGCCGGCCGACCGAGTTGCTTGCGGGATCGGCCGAGTCGAGGATCGCGTCGATGACGCGGGCGGTCTCGGCGGCGTGCGGCGCCCGGATCATCGAGATGTGATCCCCGGTGATCTCGTGGAAGGTCACCTCGCCGGAGGTGAGGTGGTGCCAGAGTTCGGGATCGTCGGGGTTGGTGCGCGCGCGGATCACCGCGACCGGGCCGTCGTAGGGACGTGGCCGGTACCGGCGGATCATGCGAGTGCCCAACCGGAAGAACACAACCCACTGCAGAGTCGTCGGCAGCCGGACGAGGCCGGCGGTGCGCACCAGCACGGCGAGCATCGCCTCCTGGACCACCCGCTGCGGTAGCGGTGCCCGACGAGGCTCCGTCTCCTTGCCTGTCCGGTCGGGTAGCGCGGTGTCGTCCTCGGCGAGTGAGCCACGCCGTGCGGACAGGCGTGCGGCGATGCCGGGTTTCTCTCCACTGACGCGGCGTATGAGTGCCGGATCGAAGAGAGAATCGAGAATCAGTACGGGGCCGCAGGT
It contains:
- the aroQ gene encoding type II 3-dehydroquinate dehydratase, translated to MSDAAAADQATSEASGPGPLPILLLNGPNLNTLGTREPAIYGSETLADVVDLAERTASELGFGLRAAQTNHEGQMLDWIHESVGKVSGIVINPGGWTHTSVALADALVVPGVPIMEVHISNVHKREAFRHHSYVSPLAAGVIAGYGIRGYEFAIRRLAELVG